The Thunnus maccoyii chromosome 15, fThuMac1.1, whole genome shotgun sequence DNA segment ttaatgtcagtgttgtgttgatgACAGCAGAAACTGTCATTCAGAAACCTTTAACACAATTGTTGCATCTATAGGAGGAAACAAACATCTCAGACAGTCTTCTTCACCACATCACATTTTGAAGTCCCCACAGTCAGGTTAATGATATAAAGTGTATATAAACCCTTAAAATCAGCACCTATTTGATGGCAAATGGAGATGGGATGAGGATTCTTGTCATGTTTGGTTTGATCTGGATGCTTCAAAACTGCAGGTCAAGTACGTTTTGGTTGGAAAGTTTGACCCCttgatgtcagtttgtgtatttctgtgtgttggtcTTGCAATGAAGAGGTGACTCTTCCACATGTTCcttgacattttctaaaatgcaGCCTCACATAGGCTCCAGCCACAAATTCATGTAGGGGAATATTACTTTtagggaaaaaaattaattaagtAAATTGCAACACTAAAGACATTTACCACAAAAATATCAGTAGTCTCAACTAAACAACCTACACCAAACACAGACTCACTGAGGGCTAAAAATCAGAGAACTACTAACCCAAAACAGATACACAATAAATTAACATcataaaaatgagtcaaaaagtctttttttggTTGGTATTTGTGACCTTAAAAAAGTCGCTTTTTCAGTAGTGATATTTATCTTAGTGCGGTGCAACACAATTGTATAAACCCTCTGGAACAATATGATTACAGTTTGtctaaaaggtttaaaaagagTGTCAGTTTTGAACATCTCCACTTGGAGGATTAACCTGCTATTGGGCCCTGAGGCAAAGGTTTGTTGCTGGGCCCCTGTTGTCCCCCACTATACATGGCATAACTctacagctgaaatgattagatgattattgattagttgattgacataacgttaattggcaacaattttgataattgattgaacatttaagtaattttttaactaaataaattataattctCTTGTACCagcctctgaaatgtgaatatttgcaatTCCACAGTTTCCAGTGacagtaaactcaacatctttaggtctttgactgttggtcagacaaaacaattaatctgaATATGTAATATgatctgcattttttaaaaactattttctgacattttagacaCTGAACAATCGATCAATGTTACGATGTTACAGTTTCATTTGGCAggcacttttatccaaagagaCGTACACATGAGAGTTAATAAATCACAAGCAAGGATCTATTCAGGAGAGATCAAAGCGAGTTAAGTGCCATGTAAGTTCAGGTCCAATTGCAGTTCAGCACTCACCGCTATGTGAATCATGATTAACTAGGTTACTCTTGTTGTATGCAAAGGTCATACCAGGATAATTCACCAGGATAATTCAAACCGAGATATGTGCAGTAGCCTATAGTATGTGGCTGTGTAGCGATACGCATGGGCCCTCTCGGGTCGTACTAATCGAAGTAAAATAACTGATGTTCTGACTCAGGCAATTCAGAATAGTTGTCCATTATAAATCCAGACAACTGTAAAAATCGCACCACTGAATCACCGAATGCACACTATTGTGAATCAGTGAACTTGTAGATCTTTTTTTCGTACTTTCAGCTGTCaaatatgtataattattaCATTTGCTCCAAGGGtaaaatgtgtgtctgtatagATAAGTGATAGTCAGTGGGCTGGACATCTTCACGCATCAGGTGCAATATGTTACTGGTGTATTTTGGTCCCACCTTCCCACACAACACACTATGACGCACAACAAAATTAAAACGGCGACTAGTTTGTCTACTGCAGCGGTCACTCAACAGGACTCCCCAAAAAGTCATGCCATGAAGACAATGgagcttgtttttctgctcatctTCTTTCCTGTCACACTTTCAGGTAAgattaactttaaaatgtgttgttttttttaacatttagtcGTCGAAAATTACTTGTTTCGTTTTAAGTGAGAGTGTAGAAGGCCTAGAGTGATACagttcactttcactttcaaattGGGCACTTTTACGCCATTTACATCAAGCTTTACCTGTACCATTTTTGATAAGTCGTCCTTTGTAAAGGGTTTAATCAATGGCTTTAGCAAtggtaaataaattatttacaaatCCTTTATAGACATGCGCGTAATCACCGCGGGGGTAGACGCATACCCGCCATGGGTCCATTACATGCAGTAAAGTTAGATTTTACAGCGAGCCGAGTGGTTTCCAATGTTTCATGCTTTTATAACACAGAGATTGGTCCATAACAAAAATTGCAGAGAGCGCAAACACCAAAATTTAGTTAATAGAGGTGTGCACACAGTTCTGTTGAACACAAATCAACTTTCATTTACAGTATCAGTCCAAAATTTGGACACACCGTCCCATTCTGACTGGTAGtgtaatttgctttttttatttctctctagTATCTATCACATAAACTGTTGAGATGTCAGTTGAAATGCAGCTACTAAAGAAATGAATTCAGGTCTGCAACATGTTAGattaatttatgaattttatcAATAATgtcgttcaggtgtcactgacaCTGAATATATCCAGGATTTTGCTGAAATAAAAGTTTCTGTACAGTACTGGTGTTCTGTCAACACGTTCTCACTgccaactcgtcacatatcgaaGCTGGATCccgtggcgtcactttttaatgcactgggTACCGCTTAGCATAATTTGTCAATGCGCAGTAACACGGCAGTCAccgttaaaaaataattatattttatggtgtgacaacatggtggttaaggtctggttaagtttaggcacaaaaaccacttggttagggttagggaaagatcatggtttgggttaaaataaaaaataaaataaaaatggcaaggtggtctcgaaccatgtctctgctgctttccaactttctgccaacaaaGTTTAAAGCCATCCACCAAACCCTCCCACTCCTAAGAAGaaagtcagcttatatagatgtcatgtgaagtacgtcacttcaaaaatgttgatatgataagtattgttgaaatgttaatatgctccgtagtacaggtgttgaaatgtagatattcaacgtatTTGTGGTTTGCAAAaaccaatgttttattctggcgaccaggctgaaatttgtcacctagTATAGACGTCATCGGTCTCATGGCGTCTATTTCAGATGTTGTGGGAGTTCAACAGAAGTCTATCGGACTACCCTGTACGTTGAAAAATGATGCTGAAGGGATACCcagtgcgttaaaaagtgacggcacggggtcctgaccaagcgtcgatatgtgacgagttgggagtgagaacagGCTGTTTCTGTATGTTGTTAACATCTGGTTGTGTGTCGGTTAAGTTTCTTTTGACTTTATCAAATAGTGTCATTATTGAAATGAAcctaaatataaaacataaaactctaacaaattgttttaaatgtgtactCATACTGTAAACTCAGATtatgaataatataatacagtataatataatataatctagGCCTAATATGATATgtcataataatataatattcacagaACATGAAATAAGTTGAAATCTCAAAGCACAGACCTCAAGTATTACTTTAATAAAGGAGTTTTTAGATTTTGTATctggatttgttttaaatacacagtgaatGACACCAATGTTGTGGAAACTTGACTTTGTGGTAGCTGAGTTATTTAAAGAGACTCTGCGTTGGCCCACCAGTTAAAGTATGAGGACCAGAGATGAGAGCCATTCAacagtttattgttttgttcaCAGGATTTCCATTTAAATAGTTGACTTGCACAGACGATTTAAAGGCTAAAAggcaaatgaaaacaataatcagTAAACAAAGGTACTATAATAAATCTTAATCAAATCAAAGCACTTGTTTGGTTATTGAACAAAGAAACAGTAATAACTACAATACACTTCCTTAACTTACTCAAATAATATATCTGGTGCACAGTCAACTGGAGAAGGTAGCTGATATCACACAGAGGTCAGCATGCTGCAGCAGACAAAGGGAGAGACTGAGCCAGGCTTCTTATCAGTTCAGGTGTGGCCCGTTAGGTTGAGACTAAGTCCTGCCCACCTAGGACTGGGCAGGAAGGAGGATTTTCTACAaatgatttaatgtttcataTGAAGACCTTTATGAGTTGTAACTGTGATTTCAAGGCAATATTCTTATTACATGTACACCTTCTGAGGGCCAGTGCTGTACTGTAGATTACCTGTGAGATAGACTCAGGTGTTGCAAGACAGGAATACAACATTAACTTATAACATAATAATGTGAAAACTATAAGCCAAGGCATAAATCATGGGCTACGTCATGTCtcagtgtattttaaaatgacagatatTCCAAAACTGTctcaacaaaaatgtattaacactTTAATAACTGCATGTGTGGAGTCTATGTGACACAAGAGGAGATACTTGAGTATGACCTTCTGCTTCAGATGATGTTGGTCTTTCATTAAGTGTAATGATTCTCACTTAGACTATTAACTGCAGCTTAATGTACCAGCATCATGTAGTAAAGCACaatttcacaaatatttatcatattgCAGTAACTGTTTTTAATTAGGCTTAGTTTTTGTTTactgaatattaatattaaaaatacaatttattattcATACAATCTTTAAAACAGTTGTTGTAACTTCTATTTCAGCctttatatttctctttttaaatataactgtacatttactgcagagCTTAACATACCTCAGATTTTGACATGTCTGTTCActgctgattattattattaaagagaAGAAATGATATTGATTCGTATGGAGGCACATTGAAAtaacagtggaaaaaaatattcagagatattttcttaaaatattttcatataatgTAGCATCTCCTATATTAGGATTAAATGTATAACTAATATCTATATTATGTTGAAGATATTTACCTCATCATTGAGAGGAAATATCTGGTTAATATGAATTCATCAGAAACTATTTTGTAATTATGAGGTCTTTATCTTGTAATCATCACTGACCTAGGCCTGATTCAGTTGgcttttgtttcctcttggTTTGAGGTTTTTTATACTGATGTCATTGAACATTATTCACCAAAGTAACAattctgaaattatttcatcagatttgtacaatgttgttttgtttttttttccaccagaccGACTAAACACAGATCAGGTTTCTGGGCTCATATCATAGCAGCTTCCTACTGTACTAATAACTCATATTAATTGTTATGATtatatacagatttttttaaaatgttgattaatcaaagtaaataatataataaaataacatagtTTCTAAAGATTAAGATATTTTGTCACTGTTCAAGCAAAATAAGGCAAATGTGATAAATAGTTGTAATTCATGCTTTTCTCACCCTATGTTGTTCCACTTTCAGATGTTTATATcaagatttaacattttgattagaTTTACACTTGAATGTATATGTAGTCATTACTAACcttatataaaatgatgatcaGTAAGGTTAATAAAGCTGTCTTAGTCATCATGGCAAATGTGCCAACAAAACATGGCCTATTAACATATTCagcattcatttgtgttttgagttgtgtttttggctgccTGGCCAATGGAAggtcaatattcactctcttttgtTTAGTCTCAATCATTCCAAGtataatatctggctcttaggTTGGTAGATGTTCTACTTTCATCACCAGCTCATcactaactttgtgtgtctgaggtttcatgctggacaaaatatttaatgtaattaaatgttattatcataaatatgtataaatgcatGTTTATGAAAAGTCGATTTCAAAACCTTTTAAACTTCTTTCTCTTACAGTGAAACATTCACTGAAGTTTTTCTTCACAAAGTCCTCTGGAGTCAAAAACTTCCCAGATTTTGTGGTTGTTGGGTTGGTTGATGAAGTTCAATGGGGTTACTGTGACAGCATCAATAAGACAGTGGAAGCCAAACAGGACTggtcacaaaaaatgtttgaagatgATCCACAGCACATGGAGTTGTACACTCAGCAGTGTTTGTTAAACCAGTACAACCACAAAGCTcaaattgacattttgaagcagcaactgaaccaaactgagggtaagtaaaaatactgtaaaaatgtaaagttgtgttttttgtcaaatagcAAACAGATATAGTTgcattataaacacacatttttacatgttcaaatacatacacagtttgctaaatgtgcatatattctTCACTCATATCTCTCCCTCTATTACCAGCCATGTAATGTGAGGGACTCTTTCAAAATGGGTcgtcaatattaatattatatatagtttCCCTGGTAGCTATGTGCTGAATTCACTGAAAAACTGTGCAAAAGGGTTCTACATTTGAATCTTGgacttggtgtgtgtgtgtgtgtgtgtgtgtgtgtgtgtgtgtgtgtgtgtgtgtgtgtgtgtgtgtgtgtgtgtgtctgtgtgtgtgtgtgtgtgtgtgtgtgtgtgtgaggctctttttgtcatgtttggtttgatctggatttttaaaaattgcaagTTAGGTAAGTTGATAAGTGGAAAGTTTGACCCCttgatgtcagtttgtgtatttctaTGTGTTGGCCTTGCAATGAGGAGGTGACCCTTCCACATGTTCCTCGACCTCTAAAATTCAGCCTCATATAGGCTCCAGCCACCTGTAACCCTCTGTGGGATCTCACTCTGCACTCTGactctctctcaggtgtccaCATCTTCCAGAGGATGAACGGCTGTGAATGGGATGATGAGACTGGAGAGGTTAATGGGTTTGTTCAGTTTGGTTATGATGGAGAAGACTTCATAGTATTTGACCTGAAGACACTGACATGGATCGCTCCAAAACCACAAGCTGTCATCACCAAACACaagcgagacagagagagacccaacaatgaAAGGTGGAAAAACTTCCTCACCCAGCAGTGCCCTGAGTTTGTGAAGAGATATTTGGACCTTGGGAAGAGCTCTCTGCTGAGAACAGGTAGAATCATCTGACCTGATATAGTTCCATTGTTGCCTTTTCTGTTTCTaatctccctccctcactcctgCCCCTTGTCTCTCCAGAGTttccctcagtgtctctcctccagaagactccctcctctccagtcagctgccacgCTACAGGTTTCTACCCTCACAGAGCCATgatgttctggaggaaagatggagaggagcttcaTGAGGACGTGGAACACAGAGAGATCCTCCCCAACCATGATGGATCCTTCCAGATGAGTGTTGACCTGAACCTTTCATCAGTCACAcctgaagactggaggaggtacgaatgtgtgtttcatctctctggtgCAAAGTACGACATCGTCACCAAACTGGATAAAACAGTGATCAGAACCAACTGTGGTAAGACTGGAATACTGACTTTGCAATGGTTATTCCCTAAAAACATCTGTTGtccaataaaatatatacatgtcATTTGCTGTAAATGTGGTGGTAACTCTGGCTTCTGATTATACAATTTGAATGGGTTTAAAACAAGTTTATCAGTCCTGAGCATTCTGGAGCTGTGGGTTAGTCCAGggttaacaaacaaaactgctATTTtgctcactgaaataaatgtagtttctTACTTGTTACATTATGCACATGACCTACTTAAATTACAAGTGGATTCAATAAAATGCAGTTCAGTGGTCGAGACAAAGGGCTCTCTTTTGCCACTGGCATTTACCTGAAGTTATATCCTCACCTGCACCAGTCTGGTGTCTGGGTGAGTTGCCATGTGCCTCGTGGGAGGAAAGGTGCAGTTGAAGATGTGCTGTTGCCAATCCAGCAGAACACTGCAATCTAGGTGCCAAGAATGAGTGAGTTTTGCGCAGTCCACTGTCCACCTGCTCAGGAAAAGGTTGACAGCACAGCGAACCTATGATCTTTAATATTACTGTCATTTTCTTTGGTGAGGGCTCACCCAAATAAATCTCaccaaaataacacaaacacccTTATTCCTGCTTTGTATTTAAAACAAGCCAATCTAAtcaatttaaactttaaaaatattttcataaaaaatatatacaacatGAAAAACCAggatgttcatccctccagtagagttcagagactgtagaatcaatgcaaAGGCTGAAGAACaccattatttaaaaaagatattttctcatttggtgttctgatgatggtggtggagagcgctgtcttaCATGTCAGTCCAAAGTCTCCCATAGGttttcagt contains these protein-coding regions:
- the LOC121913601 gene encoding major histocompatibility complex class I-related gene protein-like, encoding MKTMEIVFLLIFFPFTLSGKHSLKFFFTVSSGVKNFPDFVGVGMVDEVPAGYCDTNSKTAEGKQDWSQKIFEDDPQHLEWYTQRCLLHQYEYKAQIDILKQQLNQTEGVHIFQRMNGCEWDDETGEVNGFVQFGYDGEDFIVFDLKTLTWIAPKPQAVITKHKRDRERPNNERWKNFLTQQCPEFVKRYLDLGKSSLLRTEFPSVSLLQKTPSSPVSCHATGFYPHRAMMFWRKDGEELHEDVEHREILPNHDGSFQMSVDLNLSSVTPEDWRRYECVFHLSGAKYDIVTKLDKTVIRTNCVSPSESPAGPVIGGVVGLLLLLAVCITGVFIWRRRDNGFRPANSSDSSSSDPSSVRDAALN